Proteins from one Halopseudomonas pelagia genomic window:
- the rpoC gene encoding DNA-directed RNA polymerase subunit beta' gives MKDLLNLLKSQGQIEEFDSLRIGLASPEMIRSWSYGEVKKPETINYRTFKPERDGLFCAKIFGPVKDYECLCGKYKRLKHRGVICEKCGVEVALAKVRRERMGHIELASPVAHIWFLKSLPSRIGLLLDMTLRDIERVLYFESYLVIEPGMTTLEKGQLLNDEQYFEALEEFGDDFDARMGAEAIFELLSAMDLVHEIAVLREEIPQTTSETKIKKLSKRLKLMEAFHGSGNKPEWMVLTVLPVLPPDLRPLVPLDGGRFATSDLNDLYRRVINRNNRLKRLLDLSAPDIIVRNEKRMLQESVDALLDNGRRGRAITGTNKRPLKSLADMIKGKQGRFRQNLLGKRVDYSGRSVIVVGPTLRLHQCGLPKKMALELFKPFIFGKLEHRGLATTIKAAKKMVERELPEVWDILADVIREHPVLLNRAPTLHRLGIQAFEPVLIEGKAIQLHPLVCAAYNADFDGDQMAVHVPLTLEAQLEARALMMSTNNILSPASGEPIIVPSQDVVLGLYYMTRTRINAKGEGMRFSGVNEVEMAYRSGQVELHALVKVRITETVKHKDDSWTTETRIVDTTVGRALLFQILPKGLPYELVDQPLKKKAISKLINQCYRVVGLKETVIFADQLMYTGFAYSTISGASIGVNDFVIPDEKAHIIDAATEEVKEIEDQYASGLVTQGEKYNKVIDLWSKANDEISKAMMDNLKSTRVLDRDGKEVEQESFNSMYMMADSGARGSAAQIRQLAGMRGLMAKPDGSIIETPITANFREGLNVLQYFISTHGARKGLADTALKTANSGYLTRRLVDVAQDLVITETDCGTDRGLVMAPHIEGGDIVEPLGERVLGRTIARDVIKPGSDEVIVPGGTLIDEKWVEFLELNSVDEVIVRSPISCETRYGVCRTCYGRDLARGHLINIGEAVGVIAAQSIGEPGTQLTMRTFHIGGAASRTSAADSVQVKAAGVIRLHNLKHVERADGCLVAVSRSGELALADEFGRERERYKLPYGAVISIKEGEKVTAGQVVAKWDPHTHPIVTEISGTVAFFGMEENITIKRTADELTGLTNLEVMDAKDRPAAGKDIRPAVKLVDEKGKELLLPGTDVPAQYFLPANALVNLSDGAKVNVGDVVARIPQETSKTRDITGGLPRVADLFEARRPKEPSILAEISGTISFGKETKGKRRLVITPTDGSEQYEELIPKWRHLNVFEGEQVTKGEVISDGPSNPHDILRLLGVSALAKYIVNEIQDVYRLQGVKINDKHIEVTIRQMLRKVEITDTGDSNFIKGDQVELTHALEENESLAKQDKFLAKYEHVLLGITKASLSTESFISAASFQETTRVLTEAAVTGKSDHLRGLKENVVVGRLIPAGTGLAYHAERKRQRMADKPAKVSAVEIEQALSDALNSGND, from the coding sequence TTGAAAGACTTATTGAACCTGCTCAAGTCCCAGGGACAGATTGAAGAGTTCGATTCCCTTCGAATCGGCTTGGCATCACCGGAGATGATCCGGTCCTGGTCCTACGGCGAAGTAAAAAAGCCGGAAACCATTAACTACCGTACGTTCAAGCCTGAGCGTGACGGCCTTTTCTGCGCCAAGATCTTTGGCCCGGTCAAGGACTACGAGTGCCTGTGCGGCAAGTACAAGCGCCTCAAGCACCGTGGTGTCATCTGTGAGAAGTGCGGCGTGGAAGTGGCTTTGGCCAAGGTCCGTCGCGAGCGCATGGGTCACATCGAACTGGCCTCGCCTGTCGCGCACATCTGGTTCCTCAAGTCGCTCCCTTCCCGGATCGGTTTGCTGCTGGACATGACTCTGCGTGACATCGAACGCGTGCTGTATTTCGAATCCTACCTGGTTATCGAACCTGGTATGACCACGCTTGAAAAAGGTCAGCTGCTGAACGACGAGCAGTACTTTGAAGCGCTGGAAGAATTTGGCGATGACTTCGATGCCCGCATGGGCGCTGAGGCGATCTTCGAATTGCTCTCGGCGATGGATCTGGTCCACGAGATTGCTGTGCTGCGTGAAGAGATTCCGCAGACCACTTCGGAAACCAAGATCAAGAAGCTGTCCAAGCGTCTGAAATTGATGGAAGCCTTCCACGGTTCCGGGAACAAGCCCGAGTGGATGGTGCTGACTGTGTTGCCAGTACTGCCACCGGATCTGCGTCCGCTGGTACCACTGGATGGTGGCCGCTTTGCGACCTCGGATCTGAACGATCTGTATCGCCGCGTGATCAACCGTAACAACCGTCTTAAGCGTCTGCTGGATCTGTCTGCGCCGGATATCATCGTGCGCAACGAAAAGCGCATGTTGCAGGAATCGGTAGATGCGCTGCTGGATAACGGTCGTCGTGGCCGTGCCATCACGGGTACCAACAAGCGGCCGCTGAAGTCCCTGGCTGACATGATCAAGGGTAAGCAGGGTCGCTTCCGTCAGAACTTGCTGGGTAAGCGCGTTGACTACTCCGGTCGTTCCGTGATCGTGGTAGGTCCGACCCTGCGTCTGCACCAGTGTGGTCTGCCGAAGAAAATGGCGCTTGAACTGTTCAAGCCGTTCATTTTCGGCAAGCTGGAGCATCGTGGTCTGGCGACTACCATCAAAGCTGCGAAGAAGATGGTCGAGCGCGAACTGCCAGAAGTATGGGACATTCTCGCTGACGTGATCCGCGAGCACCCCGTACTGCTGAACCGTGCGCCGACACTTCACCGTCTGGGTATCCAGGCGTTCGAACCGGTTCTGATTGAAGGCAAGGCGATTCAACTGCACCCGCTGGTCTGTGCTGCCTACAACGCCGACTTTGACGGCGACCAGATGGCTGTACACGTTCCGCTGACCCTTGAGGCTCAGTTGGAAGCGCGTGCACTGATGATGTCGACCAACAACATCCTGTCCCCGGCCTCCGGCGAGCCGATCATCGTGCCGTCGCAGGACGTGGTATTGGGTCTGTATTACATGACGCGCACACGCATCAACGCCAAAGGCGAAGGCATGCGTTTCAGCGGCGTCAATGAAGTTGAGATGGCTTACCGCAGTGGTCAGGTCGAGCTCCATGCGCTGGTCAAGGTGCGTATCACCGAGACCGTCAAGCACAAGGACGACAGCTGGACTACCGAGACCCGTATCGTGGATACCACGGTCGGCCGTGCGTTGCTGTTCCAGATCCTGCCCAAAGGCTTGCCCTATGAGCTGGTGGATCAGCCGCTGAAGAAGAAGGCGATTTCCAAGCTGATCAACCAGTGCTACCGCGTGGTTGGTCTGAAGGAAACCGTTATCTTCGCTGACCAGTTGATGTATACCGGTTTCGCCTACTCGACCATTTCCGGTGCTTCCATTGGTGTGAATGACTTCGTCATCCCCGATGAGAAGGCGCACATCATTGATGCGGCCACCGAAGAAGTGAAAGAGATTGAAGATCAGTACGCCTCGGGTCTAGTGACCCAGGGCGAGAAGTACAACAAGGTGATCGACTTGTGGTCCAAGGCCAACGACGAGATCTCCAAGGCGATGATGGACAACCTGAAATCCACTCGCGTGCTGGATCGTGACGGCAAGGAAGTGGAGCAGGAATCCTTCAACTCGATGTACATGATGGCTGACTCCGGGGCCCGGGGTTCGGCTGCGCAGATTCGTCAGCTGGCGGGTATGCGGGGTCTGATGGCCAAGCCGGACGGCTCAATCATCGAAACGCCGATTACCGCCAACTTCCGTGAGGGCTTGAACGTACTTCAGTACTTCATCTCTACTCACGGTGCCCGTAAGGGTCTGGCAGATACAGCATTGAAGACCGCCAACTCCGGTTACCTGACCCGTCGTCTGGTTGACGTGGCCCAGGATCTGGTGATCACCGAGACCGATTGCGGCACTGATCGCGGTCTGGTCATGGCGCCGCACATTGAAGGCGGTGACATCGTGGAGCCGCTGGGTGAGCGCGTACTGGGTCGTACCATTGCCCGTGACGTGATCAAGCCCGGCAGCGACGAAGTCATTGTTCCTGGTGGCACGCTGATCGACGAGAAGTGGGTTGAGTTCCTCGAGCTGAACAGCGTCGACGAAGTGATCGTGCGCTCGCCGATCAGCTGTGAAACCCGCTATGGCGTTTGCCGTACCTGTTACGGTCGCGACCTGGCTCGTGGTCACCTGATCAACATCGGTGAGGCAGTGGGTGTTATCGCTGCGCAGTCGATTGGTGAGCCGGGTACCCAGCTGACCATGCGTACGTTCCACATCGGTGGTGCGGCCAGCCGGACTTCCGCTGCGGACAGCGTTCAGGTTAAAGCAGCCGGTGTCATCCGTCTGCACAACCTCAAGCACGTTGAGCGCGCCGATGGTTGCCTGGTGGCAGTATCGCGTTCCGGTGAGTTGGCCTTGGCCGATGAGTTCGGTCGTGAGCGTGAGCGTTACAAGCTGCCCTACGGCGCGGTTATTTCGATCAAGGAAGGCGAGAAAGTGACCGCCGGCCAGGTCGTTGCCAAGTGGGATCCGCACACTCACCCCATCGTCACCGAGATCTCCGGTACCGTGGCCTTCTTTGGTATGGAAGAGAACATCACCATCAAGCGTACCGCTGATGAGTTGACTGGTCTGACCAACCTGGAAGTCATGGATGCCAAGGATCGTCCGGCAGCCGGCAAGGACATCCGTCCGGCCGTGAAGCTGGTGGACGAGAAGGGCAAGGAATTGCTGTTGCCGGGTACTGATGTACCTGCGCAGTACTTCCTGCCGGCCAACGCGCTGGTCAACCTGTCTGATGGTGCCAAGGTGAACGTGGGTGACGTTGTTGCCCGTATTCCCCAGGAAACCTCCAAGACCCGTGACATCACTGGTGGTCTGCCGCGTGTTGCCGACTTGTTCGAAGCACGTCGTCCGAAGGAGCCTTCGATTCTGGCGGAAATCAGCGGCACGATTTCCTTCGGCAAGGAAACCAAGGGCAAGCGTCGTCTGGTCATTACCCCGACTGACGGCAGCGAGCAGTACGAAGAGCTGATTCCGAAATGGCGTCACCTGAACGTGTTCGAAGGTGAGCAGGTTACTAAGGGTGAAGTTATTTCCGATGGTCCGAGCAATCCGCACGATATCCTGCGTTTGCTGGGTGTCAGCGCGCTGGCCAAGTACATCGTCAACGAAATTCAGGACGTGTACCGCCTGCAGGGTGTGAAGATCAACGATAAGCACATCGAGGTGACCATTCGCCAGATGCTGCGCAAGGTCGAAATCACTGACACCGGTGATTCCAACTTCATCAAGGGCGATCAGGTCGAACTGACCCACGCCCTGGAAGAGAACGAATCGTTGGCCAAACAGGACAAGTTCCTGGCCAAGTACGAGCACGTTCTGCTGGGTATCACCAAGGCGTCGCTGTCGACCGAATCGTTCATCTCCGCGGCTTCCTTCCAGGAAACCACGCGGGTACTGACCGAGGCTGCCGTTACTGGCAAGAGCGATCACCTGCGCGGCCTGAAAGAGAACGTGGTTGTGGGTCGTCTGATCCCGGCCGGTACTGGTCTGGCTTACCATGCCGAGCGCAAGCGTCAGCGCATGGCAGACAAACCAGCCAAGGTAAGTGCGGTAGAAATCGAACAGGCACTGTCCGATGCATTGAATTCGGGTAATGACTGA
- the rpoB gene encoding DNA-directed RNA polymerase subunit beta, with protein MAYSYTEKKRIRKDFGKLPHVMDVPYLLAIQLDSYREFLQSDMPKEQVRDIGLHAAFKSVFPIISYSGNAALEYVGYRLGDPAFDVKECVSRGVTYAVPLRVKVRLIIFDRESSNKAIKDIKEQEVYMGEIPLMTENGTFVINGTERVIVSQLHRSPGVFFDHDRGKTHSSGKLLYSARVIPYRGSWLDFEFDPKDCVFVRIDRRRKLPATVLLRALGYQTDEMLDIFYDTNVFEVTGENLMLELVPHRLRGEIATFDIKDDKGKVIVEKGRRITARHITQLEKAKITSLEVPYEYVLGRTIAKPIVHPATGEIIVESNVEITADLIAKLEKAQVARVETLYTNDIDCGPFISDTLRIDGTASQLDALVEIYRMMRPGEPPTKDAAETLFGNLFFSSDRYDLSAVGRMKFNRRIGRDEIEGAGVLSKEDIIEVLKTLVNIRNGKGVVDDIDHLGNRRVRSVGEMAENQFRVGLVRVERAVKERLSMAESEGLMPQDLINAKPVAAAVKEFFGSSQLSQFMDQNNPLSEITHKRRVSALGPGGLTRERAGFEVRDVHPTHYGRVCPIETPEGPNIGLINSLATYARTNKYGFLESPYRRVRDAQVTDEIIFLSAIEESDHVIAQASAKVEDGKLTDDLVAVRHQNEFTVKAPHEVTLMDVSPRQVVSVAASLIPFLEHDDANRALMGSNMQRQAVPTLRAEKPLVGTGMERNVARDSGVCVTARRGGVIDSVDASRIVVRVADDEIEAGEAGVDIYVMTKYTRSNQNTCINQRPLVKKGDVIVRNDILADGSSVDMGELALGQNMRVAFMPWNGYNFEDSILVSERVVQEDRFTTIHIQELTCVSRDTKLGPEEITSDIPNVGESALGKLDEAGVVYVGAEVGPGDILVGKVTPKGETQLTPEEKLLRAIFGEKASDVKDTSLRVPTGTKGTVIDVQVFIRDGVERDSRALAIEKEQLDEIRKDLQEEFRIVEVATFERLRSALLGQSVEGGAGLKKGAKLTDEMLDEIEHGQWFKLRMSEDSFNEQLEMAQAYLSDRRKLLDDKFEDKKRKLQQGDDLAPGVLKIVKVYLAIKRRIQPGDKMAGRHGNKGVISVIMPVEDMPHDEFGTPVDIVLNPLGVPSRMNVGQILETHLGLAAKGLGEKINRMVEDQRKVSELREFLDEIYNKVGGRQENLDELSDQEIIELSKNLRGGVPMATAVFDGAKEHEIKHMLRLADLPDTGQMKLIDGRTGNTFDRPVTVGYMYMLKLNHLVDDKMHARSTGSYSLVTQQPLGGKAQFGGQRFGEMEVWALEAYGAAYTLQEMLTVKSDDVNGRTKMYKNIVDGDHRMEAGMPESFNVLIKEIRSLGIDIELESE; from the coding sequence ATGGCTTACTCATATACTGAGAAAAAACGTATCCGCAAGGACTTTGGCAAACTGCCGCATGTGATGGATGTGCCCTATCTGCTGGCGATTCAGCTGGATTCCTACCGGGAATTCCTGCAATCGGACATGCCGAAGGAGCAGGTTCGTGATATCGGTCTGCACGCGGCCTTCAAATCTGTGTTCCCCATTATCAGTTATTCAGGTAATGCGGCTCTCGAATACGTGGGTTACCGTCTCGGTGATCCGGCATTCGACGTCAAGGAATGCGTATCGCGCGGTGTGACTTATGCGGTTCCTTTGCGGGTAAAAGTGCGCCTGATCATCTTTGATCGCGAGTCGTCCAACAAGGCGATCAAGGATATCAAGGAGCAGGAAGTCTACATGGGTGAAATCCCCCTGATGACTGAAAACGGTACCTTCGTAATCAATGGTACCGAGCGTGTAATTGTTTCCCAGCTGCATCGCAGCCCGGGCGTGTTCTTTGACCATGACCGTGGCAAGACCCACAGTTCCGGCAAGCTGTTGTACTCGGCCCGCGTGATTCCTTACCGCGGCTCCTGGTTGGACTTCGAGTTTGATCCGAAGGACTGCGTATTCGTCCGTATTGACCGTCGTCGCAAGCTGCCCGCGACCGTGCTGCTGCGCGCGTTGGGTTATCAGACTGACGAAATGCTCGACATCTTCTACGACACCAACGTGTTCGAAGTGACCGGTGAAAACCTGATGCTCGAGTTGGTGCCTCATCGTCTGCGCGGTGAAATCGCTACCTTTGACATCAAGGATGACAAGGGCAAGGTGATTGTCGAGAAGGGTCGCCGTATTACTGCTCGGCATATCACCCAGCTCGAGAAAGCCAAGATCACCAGCCTGGAAGTGCCGTACGAATACGTGCTCGGCCGTACCATCGCCAAGCCGATCGTGCACCCGGCGACGGGCGAGATCATCGTTGAAAGCAACGTTGAGATCACCGCCGATCTGATCGCCAAGCTGGAGAAAGCCCAGGTTGCCCGCGTCGAGACGTTGTATACCAACGACATCGACTGTGGCCCGTTCATCTCCGATACCCTGCGTATCGACGGTACCGCGTCGCAACTGGATGCACTGGTAGAAATCTACCGCATGATGCGCCCTGGCGAGCCGCCAACCAAGGATGCTGCCGAGACTCTGTTCGGCAACCTGTTCTTCAGCAGCGATCGCTATGATCTGTCTGCGGTGGGTCGGATGAAGTTCAACCGTCGTATTGGCCGTGACGAGATCGAAGGCGCTGGTGTCCTGAGCAAGGAAGACATCATTGAAGTGCTCAAGACCCTGGTCAACATCCGTAACGGTAAAGGCGTTGTCGATGACATTGACCACCTGGGTAACCGTCGCGTGCGTTCGGTTGGCGAGATGGCCGAGAACCAGTTCCGTGTAGGTCTGGTGCGCGTCGAGCGTGCGGTCAAGGAACGTCTGTCCATGGCCGAAAGCGAAGGCCTGATGCCGCAGGATCTGATCAATGCCAAGCCGGTTGCAGCGGCAGTGAAAGAGTTCTTCGGTTCCAGCCAGCTGTCCCAGTTCATGGACCAGAACAACCCGCTGTCCGAGATTACCCACAAGCGCCGTGTATCGGCTCTTGGGCCGGGTGGTCTCACCCGTGAGCGTGCCGGCTTCGAAGTACGTGACGTACACCCCACGCATTACGGTCGCGTATGTCCGATCGAAACGCCTGAAGGTCCGAACATCGGTCTGATCAACTCGTTGGCAACCTATGCCCGTACCAACAAGTACGGCTTCCTGGAAAGCCCTTACCGCCGTGTACGTGACGCCCAGGTGACCGACGAGATCATCTTCCTGTCGGCGATCGAAGAATCCGATCACGTTATCGCCCAGGCTAGCGCCAAGGTTGAAGACGGCAAGTTGACTGATGATCTGGTTGCTGTACGTCACCAGAACGAATTTACCGTCAAGGCGCCGCATGAAGTGACGCTGATGGACGTGTCGCCGCGCCAGGTAGTATCGGTTGCTGCGTCGCTGATTCCGTTCCTTGAGCACGACGATGCTAACCGCGCCTTGATGGGTTCGAACATGCAGCGTCAGGCGGTTCCCACCCTGCGTGCTGAAAAGCCGCTGGTCGGTACCGGCATGGAGCGTAACGTAGCGCGCGACTCCGGTGTGTGCGTAACCGCACGTCGCGGTGGTGTGATCGACTCGGTCGACGCCAGCCGTATCGTGGTGCGCGTGGCCGATGACGAGATCGAAGCTGGCGAAGCCGGTGTCGACATCTATGTCATGACCAAATACACCCGCTCCAACCAGAACACCTGCATCAACCAGCGTCCGCTGGTGAAAAAAGGTGATGTGATCGTACGCAATGACATCCTTGCCGACGGCTCGTCCGTTGATATGGGTGAGCTGGCCCTGGGTCAGAACATGCGCGTCGCGTTCATGCCCTGGAATGGTTACAACTTCGAAGACTCGATTCTGGTCTCCGAGCGCGTAGTTCAGGAAGATCGTTTTACTACCATCCACATTCAGGAACTGACCTGCGTGTCGCGTGACACCAAGCTGGGGCCGGAGGAAATTACTTCCGACATCCCCAACGTCGGTGAATCGGCACTGGGCAAGCTGGATGAGGCTGGTGTGGTCTACGTCGGTGCCGAAGTGGGCCCGGGCGACATTCTGGTCGGCAAGGTCACGCCCAAGGGCGAAACCCAGCTGACACCAGAAGAGAAGCTGTTGCGTGCGATCTTCGGTGAGAAGGCCTCGGATGTAAAAGATACCTCCCTGCGTGTGCCGACTGGCACCAAGGGTACGGTCATCGACGTGCAGGTGTTCATTCGTGACGGCGTAGAGCGTGATTCACGCGCACTGGCAATCGAGAAAGAGCAGCTGGACGAGATCCGCAAGGATCTGCAGGAAGAGTTCCGTATTGTTGAAGTGGCAACCTTTGAGCGTCTGCGTTCAGCGTTGCTGGGTCAGAGCGTTGAAGGCGGTGCGGGCCTGAAGAAGGGTGCCAAGCTGACCGATGAGATGCTCGACGAAATCGAGCATGGCCAGTGGTTCAAGCTGCGCATGAGCGAAGATAGCTTCAACGAACAGCTGGAAATGGCTCAGGCTTACCTGTCTGACCGTCGCAAGCTGCTTGATGACAAGTTCGAAGACAAGAAGCGCAAGCTGCAGCAGGGCGATGACCTGGCGCCGGGCGTACTCAAGATCGTCAAGGTTTACCTGGCTATCAAGCGTCGCATTCAGCCTGGTGACAAGATGGCTGGTCGTCACGGTAACAAGGGTGTTATCTCGGTCATCATGCCGGTGGAAGACATGCCGCATGATGAGTTCGGTACCCCGGTGGATATCGTGCTCAACCCGCTGGGCGTACCTTCGCGTATGAACGTTGGTCAGATTCTCGAAACTCACCTGGGCCTTGCGGCCAAAGGGTTGGGCGAGAAGATCAACCGTATGGTCGAAGACCAGCGCAAGGTCTCCGAGCTGCGCGAGTTTCTTGACGAGATCTACAACAAGGTCGGTGGCCGCCAGGAAAATCTGGACGAGCTGAGCGATCAGGAGATCATCGAACTGTCGAAGAACCTGCGCGGTGGCGTGCCGATGGCGACTGCGGTATTCGATGGTGCCAAGGAACACGAAATCAAGCACATGCTGCGCCTGGCAGACCTGCCGGATACAGGTCAGATGAAGCTGATCGACGGTCGGACTGGCAACACCTTTGATCGTCCTGTGACGGTTGGTTATATGTACATGCTCAAGTTGAACCACTTGGTGGACGACAAGATGCACGCACGTTCTACCGGCTCTTACAGTCTGGTAACACAGCAGCCGTTGGGTGGTAAGGCTCAGTTTGGTGGTCAGCGATTCGGTGAGATGGAAGTGTGGGCCCTGGAAGCATACGGCGCCGCTTACACCTTGCAGGAAATGTTGACCGTGAAGTCGGACGACGTGAACGGCCGGACCAAGATGTACAAGAACATCGTGGACGGCGATCACCGCATGGAGGCCGGCATGCCCGAGTCCTTTAACGTGTTGATCAAGGAAATCCGCTCGCTCGGTATCGATATCGAACTGGAATCCGAATAA
- the rpsG gene encoding 30S ribosomal protein S7 has product MPRRRVAAKREILPEPKYGSQILAKFMNHVMESGKKAVAESIVYGALDKVKERTKTEDPVELFERALDAIAPLVEVKSRRVGGATYQVPVEVRPSRRNALAMRWLVDAARKRGEKSMALRLAGELVDASEGKGAAVKKREDVHRMAEANKAFSHYRF; this is encoded by the coding sequence ATGCCAAGACGTCGCGTAGCAGCAAAACGTGAGATCCTGCCAGAACCAAAGTACGGCAGCCAGATTCTCGCCAAATTTATGAACCACGTAATGGAAAGCGGCAAGAAAGCTGTCGCTGAAAGCATCGTTTACGGTGCCCTGGACAAGGTCAAGGAACGTACCAAGACCGAAGATCCCGTTGAGCTGTTCGAAAGAGCGCTTGATGCCATTGCGCCGCTGGTTGAAGTTAAATCCCGTCGTGTCGGCGGTGCCACCTATCAGGTGCCGGTTGAAGTGCGTCCCTCCCGTCGTAACGCTTTGGCGATGCGTTGGTTGGTTGATGCTGCCCGTAAGCGTGGCGAGAAGTCCATGGCTTTGCGTCTGGCTGGTGAGCTGGTCGATGCGTCTGAAGGTAAAGGCGCCGCGGTTAAGAAGCGTGAAGATGTGCATCGTATGGCTGAAGCCAACAAAGCCTTCTCTCACTATCGCTTCTAA
- the rpsL gene encoding 30S ribosomal protein S12, with the protein MATINQLVRKPRKRVAEKSDVPALQNCPQRRGVCTRVYTTTPKKPNSALRKVCRVRLTNGYEVSSYIGGEGHNLQEHSVVLIRGGRVKDLPGVRYHTVRGSLDTSGVKDRRQGRSKYGAKRPK; encoded by the coding sequence ATGGCGACAATTAACCAGCTGGTTCGCAAGCCGCGTAAGCGCGTTGCTGAAAAAAGCGACGTGCCAGCGCTGCAGAACTGCCCGCAGCGTCGTGGTGTGTGTACACGTGTATACACAACTACGCCGAAGAAGCCGAACTCGGCTCTGCGTAAAGTCTGCCGTGTCCGTTTGACCAACGGCTACGAAGTTTCATCCTATATCGGTGGTGAAGGTCACAACCTGCAAGAGCACAGCGTCGTACTGATTCGCGGCGGCCGTGTGAAGGATTTGCCAGGTGTGCGTTACCACACTGTTCGCGGTTCTCTGGATACCTCAGGTGTCAAAGACCGTCGTCAGGGTCGTTCCAAGTACGGCGCCAAGCGTCCGAAGTAA